Proteins encoded by one window of Vibrio panuliri:
- the lptM gene encoding LPS translocon maturation chaperone LptM, with amino-acid sequence MKKSILALFVISLLGLAGCGQTGPLYMPDDAQQNEQPQ; translated from the coding sequence ATGAAAAAATCAATCTTAGCGCTGTTTGTTATCTCACTATTGGGATTAGCGGGCTGTGGTCAAACAGGGCCACTCTATATGCCGGATGATGCCCAGCAGAACGAGCAACCACAATAA